Proteins encoded in a region of the Clostridium beijerinckii genome:
- a CDS encoding MFS transporter, whose translation MESTDKKRWLILFTTVLLTFMSTLDSSIVNVALPVMSQRLAVSMASIEWVVTSYLIVIVGTILIFGRLADIKGKTSVFKLGIIIFTIGSLLCGLSNSLVMLVFSRILQAIGAAGTMSTSQGIITQVFPRNERGRALGLNGTFVALGSMIGPPVGGIIVSILSWQYIFLINVPIGILALALAMKTLPKSSNNSNEKLDIKGAILFGSTMVLLFSALTFGKEIGYDNIGIIISFVVSIILFISFIIVEKRIDEPLLKLEIFSNSLFSLSIFCAFISFVAISCSNIILPFYLQYVMKLAPSVTGVLMMVSPIILSVVAPMSGYISDRIGSEVLTFLGLIGTSLGLFLISTLNEYSHIGALIAFIAIMTLGNGMFQSPNNSLVMSTVDTKNLGIAGSINALVRNLGMVFGISLSTTLLYNRMSSQIGYHVTGYIEGRDDIFVYGMQYVYVAAAIICALGAVLTAYRLYKTKSRAKVEAL comes from the coding sequence ATGGAAAGTACGGATAAAAAAAGATGGTTAATATTATTTACTACTGTACTACTGACATTTATGTCCACACTTGATAGCAGTATAGTGAATGTAGCACTTCCTGTAATGTCGCAGAGGCTTGCAGTAAGCATGGCATCTATAGAATGGGTAGTAACGAGTTATTTAATAGTTATTGTAGGAACTATTCTTATATTTGGAAGATTAGCCGATATTAAGGGTAAAACTTCAGTTTTTAAATTGGGTATAATTATTTTCACGATTGGTTCACTTTTATGTGGATTATCTAATTCATTAGTAATGTTAGTCTTCTCGAGAATATTGCAAGCAATTGGCGCTGCAGGAACCATGTCTACAAGTCAAGGAATTATAACTCAGGTTTTTCCAAGAAATGAAAGAGGAAGAGCATTAGGGTTAAATGGAACTTTTGTAGCATTAGGTTCAATGATAGGTCCACCAGTGGGAGGAATAATTGTATCGATTTTAAGTTGGCAGTATATTTTTTTAATAAATGTGCCTATAGGAATTTTAGCATTGGCTTTGGCAATGAAGACACTTCCTAAAAGTTCTAATAATTCAAATGAAAAATTAGATATAAAAGGTGCAATTTTATTTGGGTCAACTATGGTACTTTTATTCAGTGCTTTAACTTTTGGTAAGGAAATTGGATATGACAATATAGGAATCATTATATCATTTGTTGTCTCTATTATATTATTTATTTCATTTATAATTGTTGAAAAAAGAATTGATGAACCATTATTGAAACTAGAGATATTTAGTAATTCATTATTTTCGCTCAGTATTTTTTGTGCATTCATCTCATTTGTGGCAATAAGTTGTTCAAATATTATATTGCCATTTTACCTACAATACGTGATGAAACTAGCTCCTTCAGTTACTGGTGTATTAATGATGGTATCACCAATAATTTTATCAGTTGTTGCTCCAATGAGTGGGTATATATCAGATAGAATAGGATCTGAAGTTTTAACATTCTTAGGACTTATTGGAACTAGTCTAGGTTTATTTTTGATATCAACTTTAAATGAGTATTCTCACATAGGTGCATTAATTGCCTTTATAGCAATAATGACACTAGGAAATGGAATGTTTCAGTCACCAAATAATTCATTAGTTATGTCTACAGTAGATACAAAAAATTTAGGAATTGCTGGAAGCATAAATGCATTGGTTAGAAATTTGGGAATGGTTTTTGGAATATCATTATCAACAACTCTTTTATACAATAGGATGAGTAGTCAAATAGGATATCATGTTACAGGATATATAGAGGGAAGAGATGATATTTTTGTATATGGGATGCAATATGTATATGTTGCTGCAGCTATAATATGTGCATTAGGAGCGGTATTAACAGCATACAGATTATATAAGACGAAATCTAGAGCTAAAGTTGAAGCTCTATAA
- the cooS gene encoding anaerobic carbon-monoxide dehydrogenase catalytic subunit, with amino-acid sequence MSMCTSADCKLCEFLSSKEDLETSFNRVETQKAKCKFGKEGVCCKLCSNGPCKITPKSPKGVCGADADTIVSRNFLRAIAAGSACYLHVVETTARNLKDIGEGKGSLKIKSPETLDKLAKIFDIVESDINAKAIKVADEVLRDLYKPRFEKMELVEKLAYAPRYHKWKELNILPGGAKSEVFDALVKTSTNLNSDPVDMLLNSLQLGIATGIYGLVLTNLLNDVMLGAPKIRQAKVGFRVIDEDYINIMITGHQHSDIAHLQDKLIDENVAKRAMELGAKGFRLVGCTCVGQDLQLRGEHYTEVFSGHAGNNYTSEAVLATGAIDLIVSEFNCTIPGLEPVAEKFNVKTICIDDVAKKKNAEYINFDMRNAEEISEKIICEALESYKNRRNNVTIDIPKDHGHDDVVTGVSEGSLKEFLGGNWNGLIDLIAKGKIKGIAGVVGCSNLTAKGHDVFTVELTKELIKRDILVLSAGCSSGGLENVGLMSPGAADLAGDNLRDVCKSLGIPPVLNFGPCLAIGRLEMVATELAENLGIDIPQLPLVLSAPQWLEEQALADAAFGLSLGLPLHVAISPFIDGSEVVTKVLKEDLVNITGGKLIVQEDVIKAADELEEIIENRRIGLNI; translated from the coding sequence ATGTCAATGTGCACATCAGCAGATTGCAAATTATGTGAATTTTTATCATCAAAAGAAGATCTAGAAACATCATTCAACAGAGTTGAAACACAAAAAGCAAAATGTAAATTCGGAAAAGAAGGAGTCTGTTGCAAACTCTGCTCGAATGGTCCATGTAAGATAACACCTAAATCACCTAAAGGTGTATGTGGTGCGGATGCTGATACTATCGTATCAAGAAACTTTTTAAGAGCGATAGCAGCAGGTTCCGCATGTTACCTTCACGTAGTGGAAACTACAGCAAGAAACCTTAAAGATATTGGTGAAGGAAAAGGTAGTTTAAAAATAAAAAGCCCTGAAACATTGGATAAGCTTGCTAAAATATTTGATATTGTTGAATCAGATATAAATGCCAAAGCAATTAAAGTAGCTGATGAAGTTCTTAGGGATTTATATAAACCAAGATTTGAGAAAATGGAATTGGTAGAGAAATTAGCTTATGCTCCAAGATATCATAAGTGGAAGGAATTAAATATTTTACCTGGCGGTGCAAAATCTGAAGTTTTTGATGCTCTAGTAAAAACTTCAACAAATCTAAATAGTGATCCTGTAGATATGCTGCTTAATTCACTTCAACTTGGAATTGCTACTGGAATATATGGTCTAGTGTTAACTAACCTTTTAAATGATGTTATGCTAGGTGCTCCAAAAATCAGACAAGCTAAAGTTGGCTTTAGAGTAATAGATGAGGATTATATCAACATAATGATTACAGGTCATCAGCATTCTGATATTGCACATCTTCAAGATAAATTAATTGATGAGAATGTCGCAAAAAGAGCAATGGAATTAGGTGCAAAGGGCTTTAGATTAGTTGGCTGTACATGCGTAGGCCAAGATCTACAGTTAAGAGGAGAGCATTATACTGAAGTTTTTTCAGGCCATGCTGGAAATAATTATACAAGTGAAGCCGTACTCGCAACTGGTGCTATAGATTTAATTGTCTCAGAATTTAACTGTACAATACCAGGACTTGAACCTGTAGCTGAGAAATTTAATGTAAAAACTATCTGTATAGATGATGTTGCTAAGAAGAAAAATGCTGAATATATAAATTTTGATATGAGAAACGCTGAAGAAATTAGTGAAAAGATCATTTGCGAAGCATTAGAAAGCTATAAGAACAGAAGAAATAACGTCACAATAGACATTCCTAAGGATCATGGACATGATGATGTTGTAACTGGTGTTAGTGAAGGATCTTTAAAAGAGTTCCTAGGTGGAAATTGGAACGGTCTTATTGACTTAATAGCAAAAGGAAAAATCAAAGGTATAGCTGGTGTTGTAGGCTGTTCCAACTTAACAGCTAAAGGACATGATGTATTTACTGTTGAGCTAACTAAAGAATTAATAAAGAGAGATATTTTAGTTCTTTCAGCCGGATGTTCTTCTGGAGGCCTTGAAAATGTTGGTCTTATGTCTCCTGGAGCAGCTGATCTTGCAGGTGATAATCTAAGAGATGTGTGCAAATCCCTAGGCATTCCACCAGTATTAAACTTTGGTCCATGTCTAGCTATTGGAAGATTAGAAATGGTAGCAACTGAACTTGCTGAAAACTTGGGTATAGATATACCTCAACTTCCACTTGTATTATCAGCACCACAATGGCTTGAAGAGCAAGCATTAGCCGATGCTGCATTTGGACTATCATTAGGTCTGCCACTACATGTTGCAATATCTCCTTTTATAGATGGAAGTGAAGTTGTCACTAAAGTTTTAAAAGAAGATTTAGTTAATATAACAGGCGGTAAGCTTATTGTTCAAGAAGATGTAATTAAAGCTGCTGATGAGTTAGAGGAGATTATCGAAAATAGAAGAATAGGATTAAACATATAA
- a CDS encoding FprA family A-type flavoprotein, translating to MYCVREVTEDLYWIGGNDRRLALFENVHPIPRGVSYNSYLLLDEKTVLFDTVDWSICRQFLENIKGVLGDRDLDYMVINHMEPDHAACIEEIVIRYPNVKIICTEKAFLFMHQFGFQIEDKVEQVKEGDTMSFGKHNVVFVSAPMVHWPEAMVTYDTTNGVLFSADAFGSFGALDGKLFNDEVNFDRDWIDDARRYYTNIVGKYGPHVQALLKKAGTIDIKIICPLHGPVWRNDFGYLLDKYDKWSSYTPEEKGVMIVYGTMYGNTEAAANELATRLVKKGITNVVMYDVSKTHVSYLISETFKYSHVVLASVTYNLKIYPPMLDYIMDMKALNLQKRTFAIIENGSWAPQSGKLMRELLEEMKDMTILDNEISINSSMKESDEDLMESIADSIIESMK from the coding sequence ATGTATTGTGTTAGAGAGGTAACAGAAGATCTTTATTGGATAGGAGGAAATGATCGTCGTCTAGCTCTTTTTGAAAATGTTCATCCTATTCCAAGAGGTGTTTCTTATAATTCTTATTTACTTTTAGATGAAAAGACAGTGCTATTTGATACTGTAGATTGGTCAATTTGCAGACAATTTCTTGAGAATATTAAGGGAGTTTTAGGAGATAGAGACTTAGATTACATGGTCATTAACCATATGGAACCTGATCATGCAGCGTGTATTGAAGAAATTGTTATCCGCTATCCTAATGTAAAGATAATATGTACTGAGAAGGCATTTTTATTTATGCATCAGTTCGGGTTCCAAATAGAAGATAAGGTAGAGCAAGTCAAAGAGGGAGATACTATGTCATTTGGAAAGCATAATGTTGTATTTGTTTCTGCCCCTATGGTACATTGGCCAGAGGCTATGGTAACATATGATACTACAAATGGAGTATTATTCTCAGCTGATGCTTTTGGTTCATTTGGTGCATTAGATGGAAAGCTATTTAACGATGAAGTAAATTTTGATCGTGATTGGATTGATGATGCTAGAAGGTATTACACAAATATTGTAGGTAAATATGGGCCTCATGTTCAGGCTCTTTTAAAAAAGGCAGGCACTATAGATATTAAGATTATCTGTCCGTTACATGGACCAGTATGGCGTAATGATTTTGGATATTTACTTGATAAGTACGATAAATGGAGTAGCTACACACCTGAGGAAAAGGGCGTGATGATTGTTTATGGAACAATGTATGGTAATACAGAAGCAGCAGCAAATGAGTTAGCAACAAGATTGGTTAAGAAGGGTATTACCAATGTAGTTATGTATGATGTTTCCAAAACTCATGTTTCATATCTGATTTCTGAAACATTTAAATATAGTCACGTTGTGTTAGCATCAGTTACTTATAATTTAAAGATTTATCCACCAATGCTTGACTATATAATGGATATGAAGGCATTAAACCTTCAAAAACGTACTTTTGCTATTATTGAAAATGGATCATGGGCGCCTCAATCAGGTAAATTAATGCGTGAATTATTAGAAGAAATGAAAGATATGACTATTTTGGATAATGAAATTTCAATTAATTCTAGCATGAAAGAAAGCGATGAGGATTTAATGGAATCTATTGCTGATAGCATTATTGAATCAATGAAATAA
- the rlmH gene encoding 23S rRNA (pseudouridine(1915)-N(3))-methyltransferase RlmH, whose translation MNITIITVGKIKEKYLRDAIEEYSKRLGRYCKLDIVELVDEKTPDNASEKEEEVIKEKEGQGILNKIKDNMFVIAMDLGGKQLTSEEFAGYIDNLGVTGNPNIAFVIGGSLGISKSVLARANYKLCFSKMTFPHQLFRVMLLEQIYRGFRIIKGEPYHK comes from the coding sequence ATGAACATAACGATAATAACAGTTGGTAAAATAAAGGAAAAGTATTTAAGGGATGCTATAGAAGAATATTCAAAAAGATTAGGAAGGTATTGCAAATTAGATATAGTTGAATTGGTGGATGAAAAAACACCAGATAATGCTTCAGAAAAGGAAGAAGAGGTAATTAAAGAGAAAGAGGGGCAAGGAATACTAAATAAAATTAAAGACAATATGTTCGTTATAGCAATGGATTTAGGTGGAAAGCAACTAACATCAGAAGAGTTTGCAGGATATATAGATAACTTGGGGGTAACAGGAAATCCAAATATAGCATTTGTAATAGGAGGAAGCCTAGGAATCTCAAAAAGTGTTTTAGCAAGAGCTAATTATAAATTATGCTTTTCAAAGATGACATTTCCACACCAGCTTTTTAGAGTAATGCTATTAGAGCAAATTTATAGAGGATTTAGAATAATTAAAGGTGAACCATATCATAAGTAG
- a CDS encoding acyl-CoA dehydrogenase family protein, with translation MFFKTTEQHENLRTKIREFAEEEVKPIAFMLDQENKFPSEVVQKLADMGVMGIPYSKEYGGAGLDVISYAIAVEELSRVDGGTGVILSAHTSLGTYPIAAFGNEEQKQKYLVPLAKGEKLGAFGLTEENAGSDAGGTETTAVLEGDYYILNGEKIFITNGGEADIYIVFAVTTPNIGTRGISAFIVEKGSEGFSFGKHYDKMGIRSSATAELIFNDVKVPKENLLGKEGDGFKIAMSTLDGGRIGIAAQALGIAQGAYENALEYSKERVQFGKPICQQQIIAFKLADMATKLRAARFLIYSAAELKGNHEHYSMEAAMAKQYASDVCLEIVNDALQIFGGSGYLKGMEVERAYRDAKICTIYEGTNEIQRVVIAANIIGKMPKTESVAKTSREPATGYRKKVIYKDGTPEEKVNSLVEALKKDGYDFSVGIPIDTPISKAERVVSVGQGIGEKENMHLIEKLAVQAGAAIGSSRPVAETLKYVPIDRYVGMSGQKFKGNLYIACGISGAGQHLKGIKDASTIVAININPNAKIFKNADYGIVGDLMEILPLLIEALDNGEPKKEAPPMKKMKRAIPKKVTPTWKHYVCNGCGYEYDPGVGDLEGEVNPGTLFENLPEEWTCPACGEEKDMFIEV, from the coding sequence ATGTTTTTCAAAACTACAGAACAACATGAAAATTTGAGAACAAAAATAAGAGAATTTGCTGAAGAGGAAGTTAAACCTATTGCATTTATGTTGGATCAAGAAAATAAATTCCCTTCGGAAGTAGTTCAAAAGCTAGCTGATATGGGAGTGATGGGTATTCCGTATTCAAAGGAGTATGGAGGAGCTGGCTTAGATGTGATTAGCTATGCGATAGCTGTCGAGGAATTATCAAGAGTTGATGGCGGGACTGGAGTAATCTTATCTGCACATACATCATTAGGAACATATCCAATTGCAGCTTTTGGAAATGAGGAGCAAAAACAAAAATATTTAGTACCATTAGCAAAGGGTGAAAAGCTTGGAGCATTTGGTTTGACTGAGGAAAATGCAGGTAGTGATGCAGGAGGAACAGAAACAACTGCTGTACTAGAAGGAGATTATTATATCTTAAATGGTGAGAAAATATTTATCACTAATGGTGGCGAAGCAGATATTTATATTGTTTTTGCAGTGACTACCCCAAATATTGGTACACGAGGCATTAGTGCATTTATCGTTGAAAAGGGATCAGAAGGTTTTAGTTTTGGTAAGCATTATGATAAGATGGGAATTCGTTCATCAGCTACTGCAGAGCTTATTTTTAATGATGTAAAAGTTCCTAAGGAAAATTTATTAGGTAAAGAAGGCGATGGTTTCAAAATTGCTATGTCTACATTAGATGGTGGACGTATCGGTATTGCTGCCCAAGCTCTAGGAATAGCACAAGGTGCTTATGAGAATGCCTTAGAGTATTCAAAAGAAAGAGTTCAATTTGGTAAACCTATTTGCCAGCAACAAATAATCGCTTTTAAATTAGCAGATATGGCCACAAAACTTAGAGCAGCAAGATTCCTTATTTACAGTGCAGCAGAGCTTAAAGGAAATCATGAGCACTACAGCATGGAAGCAGCAATGGCTAAACAATATGCTTCTGATGTTTGTCTTGAGATTGTCAACGATGCTCTTCAAATCTTTGGGGGAAGCGGATACCTTAAAGGTATGGAAGTTGAGCGTGCCTATAGAGATGCTAAAATCTGCACTATATATGAAGGAACTAATGAAATCCAGCGTGTTGTTATAGCCGCTAATATTATAGGAAAAATGCCAAAAACAGAGAGTGTAGCAAAAACTTCGAGGGAACCTGCAACAGGATATCGTAAGAAGGTAATTTATAAAGATGGTACACCTGAAGAGAAAGTAAATTCTCTTGTAGAAGCTCTTAAGAAGGATGGATATGATTTTTCTGTAGGAATTCCTATAGATACTCCAATAAGCAAGGCGGAGAGAGTAGTTAGTGTGGGCCAAGGTATAGGAGAAAAGGAAAATATGCATCTTATAGAAAAGCTTGCAGTTCAGGCTGGTGCAGCAATAGGTTCTTCTAGACCAGTAGCTGAAACTTTAAAATATGTTCCAATTGATCGTTACGTTGGTATGTCAGGGCAAAAATTTAAAGGAAACCTTTATATTGCATGTGGTATTTCAGGTGCAGGTCAACATTTAAAAGGTATAAAGGATGCTTCTACAATTGTTGCAATTAATATAAACCCTAATGCAAAGATTTTCAAAAACGCAGATTACGGTATAGTTGGTGATTTGATGGAAATACTACCTCTACTTATTGAGGCTTTAGACAATGGTGAACCGAAGAAAGAGGCTCCACCAATGAAAAAGATGAAGAGAGCTATTCCAAAGAAAGTCACTCCAACTTGGAAACATTATGTATGTAATGGATGCGGTTATGAATATGATCCAGGAGTAGGTGATTTAGAAGGCGAAGTAAACCCAGGAACACTTTTTGAAAATTTACCTGAAGAGTGGACTTGCCCAGCTTGTGGTGAAGAAAAAGATATGTTTATAGAAGTTTAA
- a CDS encoding RrF2 family transcriptional regulator gives MNINQESDYAFRIILMLSKEGLDNKLDAKSLSEKGNIPLRFLLKLTRKLTQSGILKSYRGVNGGYAITREPKDITLKDVVEAIQGPIIVTRCVYDGKACSANKAGHCSIHKALYNIQNTMINELEKVNFDKLKNDPW, from the coding sequence ATGAATATTAATCAAGAATCTGATTACGCATTTAGAATAATACTTATGCTATCCAAAGAAGGTTTAGATAACAAACTTGATGCAAAATCTCTATCTGAAAAAGGAAATATTCCTCTTAGATTTTTATTAAAACTAACTAGAAAGTTAACTCAATCAGGAATATTAAAGTCTTATAGAGGTGTTAATGGTGGTTATGCTATAACTCGGGAGCCTAAAGATATAACCTTAAAAGATGTGGTTGAAGCTATACAAGGTCCAATTATTGTGACCAGATGTGTTTACGATGGCAAGGCTTGTAGTGCAAATAAAGCTGGTCACTGTTCTATACACAAGGCTTTATACAATATTCAAAATACAATGATAAATGAACTAGAAAAGGTTAACTTTGATAAACTAAAGAATGATCCATGGTAA